One stretch of Solenopsis invicta isolate M01_SB chromosome 16, UNIL_Sinv_3.0, whole genome shotgun sequence DNA includes these proteins:
- the LOC105204802 gene encoding LOW QUALITY PROTEIN: cactin (The sequence of the model RefSeq protein was modified relative to this genomic sequence to represent the inferred CDS: deleted 1 base in 1 codon), translating into MEKYSRERNRHGSRKERDDDCRNKDRRVRDRAEYRSEGSNSRHERSDTRSRERHRKSRDDDSHSRRESRKSSKRKSKKRESSSTDSSMSSNGSSTDSSSDSTKLLEKLQKQRQKQIEDRKHQKEVMKATETPEEKRLRRLKKKEAKERKRKERMGWDNDYLHYTNTDNPFGDGNILSTFVWSKKLGKEGLLGAGREELEIRNRHKQEETKRELEKVKKRRQERELERQQREEEMTMLQRGKEAAQLEQWARQEDQFHLEQARLRSRIRIQDGRAKPIDLLAKYISAEEEVDAVEMHEPYTYLRGLQVKDLEDLIEDIKVYKELERGKNLDYWNDITVIVEDELHKLRKLERTEYEVAVGRREGIHESVAKDVTAIFKGKTAAQLEALQLQIQAKITGKPEGVDIGYWESLLSQLKAHMARARLRDRHQENLRKKLEVLIAEQGVARAENEAESSQAQESESTVRQDEPSSSTAAEKNENSHSDDDQEETNAANDLLSESFREYETGGYSPTYISYSQLEPGTLITQEDEDNQRLEYARKQVLSTGRKIQNVLTTEEQAMHREARKGMGSDEAQFSVESSLEAQIYLWSDKYRPRKPRYFNRVHTGFEWNKYNQTHYDMDNPPPKIVQGYKFNIFYPDLIDKNTTPEYFLTPCADNKDFAILRFHAGPPYEDIAFKIVNREWEYSYKRASDVNFITTSFNCGFISRDIDIAVNVAHFIPVICEDHDIDKIIMKWKRGPCEFLSQKTFLIIKDDLDISEGTTKTTDGKKTATKNATHIGTWPPKMKRVQFCEEEPERPKTANLRRPSVLDPALVDKLDMSLLSKELLYDSMTRIQSATLGKPASGGTTSSSSSSSLSLLLPSPPSQTRRRQSAAVNIATTTTTWSSHDVAPVRRQRRSFEQMYDPRVATGQMEEINGSRSSSGSQKATSPIATAIQEHASSRRNSDIRRLDDNNNKNNPPKVLSSVKKKNSRTGLSNDLEIFTATSVKKDAPEPCKTCGRPDQPERFHSHPKGSQKIKDIPISTTKPKPAVPPVPKSIQKPVALNFRSDRNKNKLDETKSDPQNNLSQDSDQQGRLVSAPMKRGPKAITCYVCGREFGTASFPIHEPRCMEKWERENNSLPPSQRRPKPQRPAVGIEHNDWNATAWEQSQEQLVPCAKCGRTFLPDRLPIHERSCKATPKNNDRLATATLANARNGPRTVPCRVCGRKFGTRSIKIHEPQCNRRWQAQNDSNQQENPALYRETADSGQGNLPPMYPDLSQKKTVTCYICGRDFGSSSITIHEPQCLKKWHAENDKLSPARRRKEPQKPEIIYTQDSNTGNMVVDQAATAEANWMTHLSQLVPCKHCGRTFNPDRVNIHENSCKGSR; encoded by the exons ATGGAGAAGTACTCACGCGAACGCAACAGACATGGTTCGAGGAAAGAGCGTGATGACGATTGCAGGAACAAGGACCGAAGAGTCCGTGATCGCGCGGAGTATCGATCCGAAGGTTCGAACTCCAGACACGAGCGTTCAGACACAAGATCCCGCGAAAGGCACAGAAAATCGAGGGACGACGACTCTCATTCGCGTCGCGAGTCGCGGAAGTCTTCCAAGCGTAAGAGCAAAAAGAG ggAGTCATCTTCGACGGACTCGAGTATGTCCTCCAATGGCTCGTCCACAGACTCGTCCTCGGATTCCACAAAATTACTGGAAAAGTTACAGAAGCAACGGCAGAAGCAGATAGAGGACCGCAAACATCAGAAGGAAGTTATGAAGGCAACGGAGACGCCAGAAGAAAAGCGCTTACGTCGCTTGAAGAAGAAAGAGGCCAAGGAACGTAAGCGTAAGGAGAGGATGGGTTGGGACAATGACTATTTACACTATACAAATACAGACAATCCATTTGGAGATGGCAATATCTTGTCTACCTTCGTATGGTCGAAGAAGTTGGGAAAGGAGGGCCTGCTTGGCGCAGGCAGGGAGGAGTTAGAGATTCGTAACAGGCACAAGCAGGAGGAGACCAAGAGGGAGCTAGAAAAGGTGAAAAAGAGGCGGCAGGAGAGAGAATTGGAGCGGCAGCAAAGGGAAGAGGAAATGACCATGTTGCAGAGAGGCAAGGAAGCTGCCCAGTTGGAGCAGTGGGCCCGGCAGGAAGATCAGTTTCACCTCGAACAGGCCAGACTGAGATCCCGTATCAGGATCCAGGATGGCCGCGCAAAACCTATTGACCTTCTCGCGAAATACATCAGTGCGGAAGAAGAGGTTGATGCAGTAGAGATGCACGAACCATACACATACTTACGAGGTCTGCAAGTGAAGGACTTGGAGGATCTCATAGAGGACATAAAGGTTTATAAGGAACTGGAGAGGGGCAAAAATTTAGATTACTGGAATGACATAACTGTAATTGTGGAGGACGAATTGCATAAACTTAGGAAATTGGAACGAACAGAATATGAAGTTG ctgtTGGTAGAAGAGAAGGGATTCATGAGTCAGTAGCCAAAGATGTCACGGCCATTTTTAAGGGTAAAACCGCGGCGCAATTGGAAGCTTTGCAATTGCAGATTCAGGCAAAAATAACAGGGAAACCGGAAGGCGTCGATATCGGATATTGGGAAAGCCTTTTGTCTCAGTTAAAag CTCATATGGCAAGGGCGCGGCTCAGAGATCGACATCAGGAAAACTTACGGAAAAAGTTGGAAGTTCTGATTGCCGAGCAAGGCGTAGCTAGAGCGGAGAACGAGGCAGAGAGTTCGCAAGCACAGGAAAGCGAGTCTACTGTGAGGCAAGATGAGCCTTCCTCCAGCACAGCTGCCGAGAAGAACGAAAACAGTCATTCCGA CGATGATCAAGAAGAGACGAACGCTGCCAATGATTTGTTGTCCGAATCCTTCCGCGAGTACGAAACTGGCGGTTATTCGCCGACTTACATATCCTACTCGCAGCTCGAACCGGGCACGCTCATCACACAGGAAGACGAGGACAATCAGAGGTTGGAGTACGCGAGGAAGCAAGTCCTCAGTACCGGCAGGAAGATTCAGAATGTGTTGACGACTGAGGAGCAAGCTATGCACCGGGAAGCGCGCAAAGGCATGGGCTCAGACGAGGCGCAGTTCAGTGTTGAGTCGTCGTTGGAGGCGCAGATCTACCTGTGGTCTGACAAGTATCGACCGCGTAAGCCCCGTTACTTTAACCGCGTGCACACTGGTTTCGAGTGGAATAAATACAATCAGACGCACTATGATATGGACAATCCGCCGCCGAAGATCGTGCAGGGCTACAAATTCAACATCTTCTACCCGGACCTCATCGATAAGAATACCACGCCGGAATATTTTCTC acgCCCTGCGCCGATAATAAGGACTTTGCAATCCTGCGATTCCACGCGGGTCCGCCTTACGAGGACATCGCCTTCAAAATCGTCAATCGAGAGTGGGAGTATTCGTATAAACGT GCTTCAGATGTCAATTTCATAACAACATCTTTCAATTGTGGTTTCATTTCAAGAGATATAGATATCGCCGTTAACGTGGCACAT TTCATACCCGTAATTTGTGAAGATCACGATATCGATAAGATCATCATGAAGTGGAAAAGAGGACCGTGTGAGTTTCTATCGCAGAAAACTTTTCTGATAATCAAGGATGACTTGGATATTTCGGAAG GTACGACCAAGACAACAGACGGCAAGAAAACAGCGACAAAAAATGCGACGCATATCGGCACTTGGCCGCCGAAGATGAAGCGCGTGCAGTTCTGTGAGGAGGAGCCGGAGAGGCCGAAAACGGCGAATCTCAGAAGACCGAGCGTGCTGGACCCCGCGCTCGTGGACAAACTCGACATGTCGTTGCTCAGTAAGGAATTGCTCTACGACTCGATGACGCGTATTCAGTCAGCCACATTGGGCAAGCCGGCCAGTGGGGGCAcgacatcgtcgtcgtcatcgtcgtcactGTCTTTGCTGTTGCCATCGCCGCCGTCGCAAACACGAAGACGCCAGAGCGCCGCCGTCAACATCGCGACAACGACCACTACCTGGTCGTCTCACGACGTGGCTCCAGTGCGTCGTCAGCGACGAAGCTTCGAGCAGATGTACGACCCGCGGGTCGCGACAGGCCAAATGGAGGAGATCAATGGATCGCGATCGTCCTCGGGAAGTCAAAAGGCCACGTCGCCCATTGCCACCGCGATACAGGAGCATGCGTCCTCCAGACGGAATTCCGATATTAGAAGACTCGACgataacaataataa AAACAATCCTCCCAAGGTGCTATCGTCGGTGAAAAAGAAGAACTCAAGGACTGGTCTATCGAATGACCTGGAAATATTCACCGCCACGTCGGTGAAAAAAGACGCGCCGGAGCCTTGCAAGACTTGTGGACGTCCGGATCAGCCGGAGAGATTTCACAGTCATCCAAAGGGCAGTCAGAAAATCAAGGATATTCCAATATCGACGACGAAACCAAAGCCCGCGGTGCCGCCGGTACCAAAGTCCATCCAGAAGCCGGTGGCGTTGAACTTTCGCAGCGACCGGAACAAGAATAAACTGGACGAAACGAAGTCGGATCCTCAGAATAATCTCTCCCAAGACTCGGATCAGCAAGGTAGATTGGTGTCCGCGCCGATGAAACGAGGTCCCAAAGCTATCACGTGCTATGTATGCGGCCGAGAATTCGGTACCGCCAGCTTTCCCATACACGAGCCCAGGTGCATGGAG AAATGGGAGCGCGAGAATAATTCGCTGCCTCCGTCTCAAAGGCGGCCCAAGCCGCAAAGACCCGCGGTCGGAATCGAGCACAACGATTGGAACGCAACCGCATGGGAGCAGAGTCAG GAGCAATTAGTTCCGTGTGCGAAGTGTGGGAGGACGTTTTTGCCAGACCGATTGCCGATCCACGAGAGAAGCTGTAAAGCCACGCCCAAG AATAACGACCGACTGGCCACGGCTACGTTGGCGAACGCGCGCAACGGACCGCGTACCGTTCCCTGTCGCGTTTGCGGTCGAAAATTCGGTACTAGAAGCATTAAGATACACGAACCTCAGTGCAACAGGCGATGGCAAGCGCAGAACGATTCCAATCAGCAGGAAAATCCAGCTCTCTACAGGGAAACGGCCGATAGTGGGCAGGGAAATTTACCACCAATGTATCCG
- the LOC105204805 gene encoding cyclin-dependent kinases regulatory subunit: MPHQIYYSDKYYDDKYEYRHVVLPKEMVKLVPRTHLMSEQEWRAMGVQQSQGWVHYMIHDPEPHILLFKRKITTPLELRGEEN; this comes from the exons ATGCCGCACCAAATCTACTATTCCGACAAGTACTACGACGATAAGTACGAGTACAG GCATGTGGTTTTACCGAAAGAAATGGTGAAGCTTGTGCCAAGGACCCACCTAATGTCTGAGCAGGAATGGAGAGCCATGGGTGTTCAGCAAAGTCAAGGATGGGTGCATTATATGATTCATGATCCTG aacCACACATTTTGCTGTTCAAGAGAAAAATAACAACGCCTTTGGAACTGAGAGGGGAAGAAAATTAA
- the LOC105204804 gene encoding vacuolar protein-sorting-associated protein 25: MAEIEWPWQYSFPPFFTLQPHADTRAKQIAAWKSLVLEYYRITKQAVVDVREVHTNPLFNNTSINRKLQSEAVLVILEELVKSGNASPLDKTKQRWLIYWHTLEEWGDIIYNWAQENGFTGSVCTLFELTQGEDTTEQEFHGLDTEVLIRSLRTLEAAKKAELIFFDDNQGVKFF, from the exons ATGGCAGAGATCGAGTGGCCCTGGCAATACAGTTTCCCGCCGTTCTTTAC GCTTCAACCTCACGCGGATACCAGAGCTAAGCAGATAGCGGCTTGGAAAAGCCTGGTGCTAGAGTATTATCGCATCACGAAACAGGCGGTCGTAGATGTACGCGAGGTGCACACGAATCCTCTATTTAATAACACCAGCATAAACA GAAAATTACAGTCCGAAGCTGTGCTAGTAATACTGGAAGAATTAGTTAAATCTGGAAATGCGTCTCCACTAGATAAGACAAAACAAAGATGGTTAATTTATTGGCACACTTTAGAAGAATGGggtgatataatatataactgGGCACAGGAAAATGGCTTCACTGGCTCTGTGTGCACTTTGTTTGAGCTGACACAAGGGGAGGACACAACTGAGCAAG AATTCCATGGTCTGGATACAGAAGTATTGATCAGATCACTGAGAACTCTGGAAGCTGCCAAAAAGGCTGAGCTCATCTTTTTCGACGATAATCAAGGTGTTAAATTTTTCTAA
- the LOC105204806 gene encoding uncharacterized protein LOC105204806, which yields MDIKHIATRMSSDAYFYATVCHVCKKFGDGVSLKRCGGCRMIAYCDREHQKQHWPQHKSFCKAIQDLLQGRSIEDPGIIPKEPDDIVKLMFLMTMKLERYLEKFEEDMILYSRKCAVCHERNGRLLEDCQNCFSASFCKDHKDSIEHKDVCDALKLTFQFYISEWYVDLNYMEHIPDTNTFQNMNDFVNALFSLYEHTSNIQFTSITTVPYNLLTVSHSRWLTNSLSLFHAMQILDYIPKRKDLTIHVIIADETDEIIIEAWEILLHLLQPVISLKIVIIGLELLSDFNLIQLLVCKNCISGKKKVSVEFHKMLYEKYACSPLFVKPDLIVAFNIDIKGIEFKRVPFVRMLVKQNCPIVLLGSVSMETLELKINGLNTILNKKVDYVYKGKNPFASLLPARRCMPKLGVFYRNCYLIIYRSLCN from the coding sequence ATGGATATTAAACATATCGCGACACGTATGTCATCTGATGCTTACTTCTACGCAACCGTATGTCACGTTTGCAAAAAGTTTGGAGACGGCGTTTCGTTGAAGAGGTGCGGCGGATGCAGAATGATAGCGTACTGCGATCGAGAGCATCAGAAACAGCACTGGCCTCAACACAAATCTTTCTGCAAAGCCATACAGGACCTGCTGCAAGGCCGCAGCATAGAAGATCCTGGTATCATTCCAAAGGAGCCTGACGACATAGTGAAGCTCATGTTTCTTATGACAATGAAGCTGGAACGTTATTTGGAGAAATTTGAAGAGGACATGATCTTATATTCAAGAAAATGTGCAGTATGCCACGAACGAAATGGACGGTTGTTGGAGGATTGTCAGAACTGTTTCTCTGCCAGTTTCTGTAAGGATCACAAGGACAGCATTGAGCATAAGGATGTTTGTGATGCCTTGAAATTgacctttcaattttatatatcagAGTGGTATGTGGACTTGAACTATATGGAACATATTCCTGACACGAATACATTTCAGAATATGAATGATTTTGTAAACGCTTTATTTTCACTTTATGAACACACCAGTAATATACAGTTCACTTCCATAACAACAGTGCCATACAATCTTCTTACAGTTTCACATTCACGATGGTTAACAAATTCTCTATCGTTGTTCCATGCCATGCAAATATTAGATTATATCCCAAAACGTAAAGATTTAACCATTCATGTTATAATTGCGGATGAGACAGATGAAATTATTATAGAGGCATGGGAAATCCTGCTGCATTTACTACAGCCTGTGATATCATTGAAGATTGTAATAATAGGGCTGGAATTACTATCTGATTTCAATCTAATTCAGTTACTTGTTTGTAAGAACTGTATATCAGGAAAGAAGAAAGTTTCAGTGGAGTTTCACAAAATGTTGTATGAGAAGTATGCATGCAGCCCATTGTTCGTAAAGCCAGACTTAATTGTAGCATTTAATATAGACATTAAAggaattgaatttaaaagagTACCATTTGTACGGATGCTAGTAAAACAAAACTGTCCAATCGTCTTATTAGGGTCAGTCTCTATGGAGACTTTAGAGCTGAAAATAAATGGATTAAATAccattctaaataaaaaagtagattatgtttataaaggaaaaaatcCATTCGCTAGTTTATTGCCAGCTAGAAGATGTATGCCTAAACTTGGAGTGTTTTACAggaattgttatttaattatctacAGAAGCCTTTGTAACTga
- the LOC105204810 gene encoding uncharacterized protein LOC105204810, with the protein MELDDKSFTSCHTLSNDFFFYATVCHVCKKFGDNVSLKRCSGCRMIAYCGREHQKRHWTLHKPLCNAIQDVLREYSMEGHDVTSQEWNNVKLNFMLLVSIKLKRVLERSEIQLLTFPRECEVCHERNGRLLEDCQDCLSVSFCKDHRDSIKHKDFCYALKLCFHLSLTDASEDQPVKLSYLRHISNIDTFRDMKDFLKIYLNIKKRTFSNMQNDILLARHSHYFSPSLTLFHAVKILDFAPKYRTLIIHVVGANNVEESTIPAWEVLLHLMPAISLITIVMIGPELTVDSNKFQLSMCDDCIAQKKKIEFSLNQSLYTHYVQSPLFLKPDLIVGFTIGLHEFEFESKMETWAPSIKVLAKQNCPFILTCYKGEIEKEIGRLNAILDRKVDFLYSGNNPFASLRPQRNFGSEMVFYWNYNLTVYRSFCL; encoded by the coding sequence ATGGAATTAGATGATAAAAGTTTTACCTCGTGTCATACGTTGTctaatgattttttcttttatgcgaCCGTATGTCACGTTTGCAAAAAATTTGGCGACAATGTTTCGTTAAAGAGATGCAGCGGCTGCAGAATGATCGCCTACTGCGGTCGGGAGCATCAAAAGCGGCACTGGACACTGCACAAACCCTTGTGCAACGCCATACAGGATGTGCTGCGAGAATACAGCATGGAGGGCCACGATGTAACCTCGCAGGAGTGGAACAACGTAAAGTTGAATTTTATGCTGCTGGTGTCAATCAAGTTGAAACGTGTTTTGGAGAGATCCGAGATTCAGTTACTCACATTTCCAAGGGAATGCGAAGTCTGCCACGAACGAAACGGCCGGTTGCTAGAGGATTGTCAGGATTGTCTCTCCGTCAGCTTCTGCAAAGATCACAGAGACAGCATTAAGCACAAGGATTTCTGTTATGCTCTGAAACTATGTTTTCACTTGTCTCTAACTGATGCAAGTGAAGACCAACCAGTGAAATTGTCATATTTGCGACATATTTCTAATATAGATACATTTAGAGACATGAAGgactttttgaaaatttacttgAACATTAAGAAAAGAACTTTCTCAAACatgcaaaatgatattttattagccAGACACTCACACTATTTTTCACCTTCCTTGACACTGTTTCATGCCGTGAAAATATTAGACTTTGCCCCAAAGTACAGAACTTTAATCATTCATGTTGTAGGTGCGAATAACGTTGAAGAATCTACTATACCAGCATGGGAAGTCCTACTGCATTTAATGCCTGCAATATCATTGATCACCATTGTAATGATAGGACCTGAATTAACTGTAGATtccaataaatttcaattatctaTGTGTGATGATTGTATAgcacaaaagaagaaaattgagTTTAGTCTTAACCAATCATTATATACGCACTATGTACAGAGCCCATTATTTTTAAAGCCTGACTTGATTGTAGGATTTACCATTGGTCTTCATGAGTTTGAGTTTGAGTCCAAAATGGAAACTTGGGCACCATCTATAAAAGTATTAGCAAAACAAAATTGTCCCTTTATCTTAACTTGTTACAAGGGAGAAATAGAAAAGGAGATAGGCAGATTAAATGCTATCCTAGATAGAAAAGTGGATTTTCTTTATAGTGGGAACAATCCATTTGCTAGTTTAAGACCACAGAGAAACTTTGGGTCTGAAATGGTATTTTATTGGAACTATAATCTAACTGTTTATAGGAGTTTTTGCCTGTAA
- the LOC105204808 gene encoding E3 ubiquitin-protein ligase RNF34 has translation MQDTTHSAHRSPQRSNDTSRRAKRDYFHRTTGRRTGGCGGPLSEMACEACNAKFNLFKRKKQCVDCLRYFCSECVIKRLDKVFTCDSCGLLSRRPLIRNQIRQIRSRDLRQYLVAKKVSVKGCVEKEDLVHLLMLFANGTDQCLNSDYNTSARVQNAVEGMYSRVNPALNRMENMPNVSTASNPGEPGEPSAPSESSEPSNSGADVQASAEPIRNEDVEMAEEASESSNSSPIISVPLSSDNELPEERPTKSNDVEIEEVFEMENNLTGPSTAPEPVIIEQEEVPETSNEKKSDMVTEIPTWSDKVQLSDIKEASELEYLSIKQLKNLLSTNRVDYKGCIERQELLNKVLRLWQEYSQSRKDVEKLSEEELCKICWDAPIECVILECGHMACCINCGKQMSECPICKQYVVRVVRFFKA, from the exons ATGCAGGATACAACGCACAGTGCCCATCGCTCCCCTCAGCGCAGTAACGATACCTCACGGCGCGCAAAACGAGATTATTTTCATCGAACGACGGGTCGACGAACGGGCGGCTGCGGGGGACCCTTGAGCGAAATGGCTTGCGAAGCCTGTAACGCAAAGTTCAACCTGTTCAAAAGAAAA AAACAATGCGTGGACTGCCTGAGGTATTTCTGCTCGGAATGTGTAATCAAACGACTAGACAAGGTGTTCACTTGTGACAGCTGTGGCCTGTTATCAAGAAGGCCACTTATCAGGAATCAGATCAGGCAAATACGTTCTAGGGATTTGCGCCAGTACCTTGTGGCAAAGAAAGTTTCAGTCAAGGGTTGCGTCG AAAAAGAAGATTTGGTACATTTACTAATGCTCTTTGCTAATGGAACTGACCAGTGCTTGAATTCTGACTACAATACAAGCGCTAGGGTGCAGAATGCTGTCGAAGGAATGTA TTCCAGAGTTAATCCTGCTTTAAACAGAATGGAAAATATGCCAAATGTCAGCACTGCGAGTAATCCTGGTGAACCTGGCGAACCTAGTGCACCTAGTGAATCTAGTGAACCTAGCAATTCTGGCGCAGACGTGCAAGCATCAGCGGAACCTATAAGAAATGAAGACGTTGAAATGGCGGAGGAAGCAAGTGAAAGTAGTAACAGTAGTCCGATTATTAGTGTTCCACTTAGCAGTGATAATGAATTACCTGAGGAGAGACCAACGAAAAGTAATGACGTCGAAATAGAAGAAGTATTTGAGATGGAGAACAATCTAACTGGACCTAGTACTGCACCAGAGCCAGTAATCATCGAGCAAGAAGAGGTTCCTGAAACTTCAAACGAGAAAAAATCGGATATGGTCACGGAGATTCCTAca TGGTCAGATAAAGTGCAATTGTCGGATATAAAGGAAGCCTCAGAATTAGAGTATCTAAgcattaaacaattaaaaaatctgttgaGTACAAATCGCGTAGATTATAAAGGCTGCATAGAGAGACAAGAGTTATTGAACAAAGTGCTCAGATTATGGCAGGAATATAGTCAATCTAGAAAAG ATGTGGAAAAACTCAGCGAGGAAGAATTGTGCAAAATCTGCTGGGACGCACCGATCGAGTGTGTAATATTAGAGTGTGGCCATATGGCTTGTTGCATAAACTGTGGCAAACAAATGTCTGAATGTCCGATATGCAAACAATATGTCGTTCGTGTTGTACGATTCTTCAAAGCCTAA
- the LOC105204811 gene encoding uncharacterized protein LOC105204811 isoform X2 — protein MSQRRWLLLLLGLAVLKNTSTSGDADSTVREDEPSHHRQKRVFWFTNDGRIALPPGTIMTITPTLALPFVRHPPYGFLSNMTISLPFTIDFDKLGLTDNENPYGALPPSFDRKLKSRQAGMMMADFIAAFIKRRLHKRDMMEVPRNAFHGGERALLYGTAEDMLSTLGMNGKACLLRAICEVQGHHLNNFGLIGEMLKLFFTASRSPFANLLKEYVEAENRGKVHGECWPYFKDCPKSLFLPSNNKYQRDSLHDEENEEDEHWNQISNDLDEEPLTRISGQSTKDTIHPM, from the exons ATGTCGCAAAGAAGATGGCTTCTGCTGCTGCTCGGTTTAGCCGTGTTGAAAAATACGTCCACGTCCGGCGATGCTGATAGTACCGTTCGCGAGGATGAACCCTCACATCACAGGCAAAAAAGGGTCTTCTGGTTCACAAATGACGGACGAATCGCGCTGCCTCCTGGCACCATCATGACGATCACGCCGACATTGGCGTTGCCCTTTGTCCGACATCCACCTTACGGTTTCCTCAGCAACATGACTATTAGTCTACCCTTCACGA TTGACTTTGACAAACTGGGTCTTACCGACAATGAGAATCCATATGGCGCACTGCCACCGAGCTTCGACAGGAAGCTGAAGAGTCGACAGGCAGGTATGATGATGGCTGACTTCATTGCGGCGTTCATCAAACGTAGATTACACAAGCGAGACATGATGGAGGTGCCGAGAAATGCGTTTCATGGTGGCGAACGGGCCCTACTTTACGGCACTGCCGAGGATATGCTGTCTACCCTGGGGATGAACGGAAAAGCATGTTTATTAAGGGCAATTTGCGAAGTCCAGGGACATCATCTCAACAACTTCGGACTGATTGGGGAAATGCTGAAGCTCTTCTTCAC CGCCAGCCGATCACCATTCGCTAATCTCCTCAAAGAATACGTCGAAGCAGAAAACCGTGGGAAGGTTCACGGCGAGTGCTGGCCCTACTTCAAGGACTGCCCGAAATCCTTATTCCTGCCATCCAACAACAAATATCA GAGAGATTCGTTGCATGACGAGGAGAACGAGGAGGATGAACATTGGAATCAAATCTCCAACGATCTCGACGAGGAACCTCTCACGAGGATATCAGGGCAGAGCACGAAAGACACTATACACcccatgtaa
- the LOC105204811 gene encoding uncharacterized protein LOC105204811 isoform X1 — MGVSLQQFGQRRMSQRRWLLLLLGLAVLKNTSTSGDADSTVREDEPSHHRQKRVFWFTNDGRIALPPGTIMTITPTLALPFVRHPPYGFLSNMTISLPFTIDFDKLGLTDNENPYGALPPSFDRKLKSRQAGMMMADFIAAFIKRRLHKRDMMEVPRNAFHGGERALLYGTAEDMLSTLGMNGKACLLRAICEVQGHHLNNFGLIGEMLKLFFTASRSPFANLLKEYVEAENRGKVHGECWPYFKDCPKSLFLPSNNKYQRDSLHDEENEEDEHWNQISNDLDEEPLTRISGQSTKDTIHPM, encoded by the exons ATGGGTGTCTCATTACAGCAATTCGGACAGCGCAGGATGTCGCAAAGAAGATGGCTTCTGCTGCTGCTCGGTTTAGCCGTGTTGAAAAATACGTCCACGTCCGGCGATGCTGATAGTACCGTTCGCGAGGATGAACCCTCACATCACAGGCAAAAAAGGGTCTTCTGGTTCACAAATGACGGACGAATCGCGCTGCCTCCTGGCACCATCATGACGATCACGCCGACATTGGCGTTGCCCTTTGTCCGACATCCACCTTACGGTTTCCTCAGCAACATGACTATTAGTCTACCCTTCACGA TTGACTTTGACAAACTGGGTCTTACCGACAATGAGAATCCATATGGCGCACTGCCACCGAGCTTCGACAGGAAGCTGAAGAGTCGACAGGCAGGTATGATGATGGCTGACTTCATTGCGGCGTTCATCAAACGTAGATTACACAAGCGAGACATGATGGAGGTGCCGAGAAATGCGTTTCATGGTGGCGAACGGGCCCTACTTTACGGCACTGCCGAGGATATGCTGTCTACCCTGGGGATGAACGGAAAAGCATGTTTATTAAGGGCAATTTGCGAAGTCCAGGGACATCATCTCAACAACTTCGGACTGATTGGGGAAATGCTGAAGCTCTTCTTCAC CGCCAGCCGATCACCATTCGCTAATCTCCTCAAAGAATACGTCGAAGCAGAAAACCGTGGGAAGGTTCACGGCGAGTGCTGGCCCTACTTCAAGGACTGCCCGAAATCCTTATTCCTGCCATCCAACAACAAATATCA GAGAGATTCGTTGCATGACGAGGAGAACGAGGAGGATGAACATTGGAATCAAATCTCCAACGATCTCGACGAGGAACCTCTCACGAGGATATCAGGGCAGAGCACGAAAGACACTATACACcccatgtaa